The following is a genomic window from Myxococcales bacterium.
TATATTTTTGCCCGAAGCCGATCTTGCTCAATCTGCCTTGATGATTGCACGCTCGCAATGCTTCTCGGCAACTCAAAAACAACAGTCATTTAATACCACTGATGCCAGATATTGGAGTATATCCAACAATCATGGAGTCTACCCCAATGTGCTAATCAATACGGGATGGCTTCCACCAAAAACAGAAGTTGAAATCTTTGTAGAAAAATGGCATGATTCTATATTTAAAGGCCCTCGAATGGTGGGCTACACCGATGAATACGGTCAACTTTTCCTCTCGATACCAACTATCGTTGAAGGCGATCGCCTACTGCTTAAGCCTCTACCAAACAAAGGCTACGACTTAGTGATTCCTGTTGTAGCTTGGAACAAAGACTAATAGCAAATTCCAGAAATTAACTGACCCTTTAATTTCTGAACGCTCACAGCAAAGCGATGACTAGGAAGAAATTAAAGGGTCAGTTAATTTCTAGACTTGGTATATATATTTCATCTCATGGTCTTAAACACTGTTATGAATAGTTTTTTTGACCATGAGATATTTTTACTTGATAGATTAATCATATGAATAGCAAGCTAATGATTACTTATTCTGCGCACATCTATTTTATCGCCTTCCCGCCATTCAGTCTGAAAGGTCATTGTTTCTTCTTCGCCAGCTGCATTCACGATAGTCACATCAAAATCATAGCAGCCCAAACAGCGATACACGTGAAACTGATCATGCTTTATCGAGAGGATATCCTTGGCATAGCCACGTGCTAGCAACTCTTTCAGATAAGAGCTTTGTATAACTGCGTTGAAATATTCTGCATCCGCTGCCAACAATGTGCTTGAAGCAGCTAACACCAGTCCCATAGATCTTAAAATTGATTTCATCACTTAATTCCTTATCTTTTTACTAAATATTAAAGTGATGAAAACTTTGGCTTTAAAATTTTAAAAAATATTTTTAACAAGCAGTGGGGGCACTGCTTGCCCACCAAAGGCTATAATTTTTATGCTTTCTTCTACCCTTCTATAATTTTATAAGTGAGCAACTTAGTGCGCGCTTCTTTTCGCCATTGCGCATGAATCCCAAGTATATAAAAAGCACCACTCATGAGACTGAGGTCACGCAAAAATTCAAAGAGCACTATAGATTGGTGTTCGCCTTCCGTAAGTGCCGGTACATAGATCATCATAATATAAGCGCTGATGAGAAATATAATGCCCCAGGCAGCATAGCGCGTGTAAAAGCCCAATGCTATCATCGAGCCCAACACCAACCATACTGTCCCAAAAAAGTATATTAAATTTAATCCACCTGGAATAAAGCTCGTTAAACTTTCTACCGTTCCCTGAGGATTAATAATATAGATCAACCCAGTAATAGCTAATGGAATTCCATAAATAATTCTCGCATATTTAAACAACGATTCAGACATTGTATCACCTCACTATTTAACATGATTTAAATTCAACAATATATATTATCTATACACGTCACTAATTTTGCATTAAATTTAACCAAGAATTCAAAAAAGCATTTACGCAATAGTTAGTTGTGATAAATCTTGCTGGCAGAATAAAAAACAATTTAAGGATGTGTGCGTGAAGCATCACTTTAATAAAAGCAGTTCTAAAAGCTTAGACACAACATCTTCACCTCAAAAAAGCCATGGAAAGAAATTTTTTGTCGTTGTTATTTTGCTATCACTGACAATCCACTTAGCCTTTTTCTTTTTGCTTATGATTTCTTTTGAATCTTCTCCAGCGCACAATCCGCTAAAAGCTCAGATTGTTTGGAAAGAGAAAGAGAAGGGTAAGCCCGATCTAAAAAATAAAAAACTGGTAGAAGATTTTTATAACGCAAATGAAAAAAGACCAAAAAATCCAAACTACTTAGCCGAAAAAAATCATAGCGCTAGCAAAGAGACTCAAACCTCGCACCAAAAATCACCTCCTTTAGCAAACACTACAGCAATCCTGCCAAACAACATTGAAGCACAAGAAAAAACAGCACATAATCAATCATATGACTCTTCATCATCTACTAAAAGATTTTTAGCTCAGGCAAAGAAAAATAAAGGCAAAAACAACAATGATCCTCTGGGGTTGCGACACAATCTTCCAACACTTCCTTTGGCGAGCGAAAAAAAAAGTTTTAGTAAACACATAAAAGGAGTTAAGGAAGGTGATCACAGCGAGCTTAACACCTGGCAATGGCGACACGCACCTTTTTTTAATCGCGTAAAAAATTCTGTGGGCAGAGTGTGGGCACCCAACACACAAATCTCACGCCATGATCCAAAAGGACTTTTGCTCGGTCAAAAAGATCGTACCACCGTCATGCTGGTAAGCATTGATACCAACGGACAACTTAAAAGTTTAAAAATTGCCGAAAGCAGCGGTGTAGCTTATTTGGATGAAGAAGCTGAGCGCAGCTTTAAAGCCGCCGCCCCCTTCTCCTATCCACCCAGAGATTTATTTGAACAAAATCAATACTTTACTTTTCATTTTGCCTTTCACGTAGAAGTAAAACGTGGCCTATCCTTTGATATGAACTGGGGATCCTCCCAATTTAACTAGTATCGCAAACACATCTAGGCTATTACTGGGTTAAAACAATACATGCTATCTTTTCAATATATTTAAACATGATACAGGAAACTTTTAACATAAAAAATATTATTAAAATAAAACAGGTAAACATGAAGTATTTTTTTTATATATATATTTTTTCAATAATAATGCCATGCCTTTGCAGCTGCTCAAAGGACAGCAACATGACAACAAGGAACTACGAAGCCATCCCTGAAGACAACGCTAGAAAAATTATTGATCTTAATCATAAACAATCATCTCACAAACCTAAAATTGCTATTGTTTCTCATTATACAACCGACAAAGATAATTTAGGATTTATAG
Proteins encoded in this region:
- a CDS encoding DoxX family membrane protein translates to MSESLFKYARIIYGIPLAITGLIYIINPQGTVESLTSFIPGGLNLIYFFGTVWLVLGSMIALGFYTRYAAWGIIFLISAYIMMIYVPALTEGEHQSIVLFEFLRDLSLMSGAFYILGIHAQWRKEARTKLLTYKIIEG
- a CDS encoding energy transducer TonB, which encodes MKHHFNKSSSKSLDTTSSPQKSHGKKFFVVVILLSLTIHLAFFFLLMISFESSPAHNPLKAQIVWKEKEKGKPDLKNKKLVEDFYNANEKRPKNPNYLAEKNHSASKETQTSHQKSPPLANTTAILPNNIEAQEKTAHNQSYDSSSSTKRFLAQAKKNKGKNNNDPLGLRHNLPTLPLASEKKSFSKHIKGVKEGDHSELNTWQWRHAPFFNRVKNSVGRVWAPNTQISRHDPKGLLLGQKDRTTVMLVSIDTNGQLKSLKIAESSGVAYLDEEAERSFKAAAPFSYPPRDLFEQNQYFTFHFAFHVEVKRGLSFDMNWGSSQFN